From one Rhizobium leguminosarum genomic stretch:
- a CDS encoding hybrid sensor histidine kinase/response regulator, producing MEVLNRQDTTLNDEGRFRLLVDAITDYAIYMLSPEGIVTSWNTGAQRFKGYKPSEILGEHFSRFYLEEDRAAGVPERALATATEQGRFEGEGWRQRKDGSRFWAHVIIDPIRRPSGELIGYAKITRDLTERRAAEKAIRQSEEQFRRLVQGVSDYAIYMLDPDGNVSSWNFGAERIKGYRPKEIIGRHFSTFYTPEDRAAGVPEMALGIARAEGRFEREGWRVRKDGTRFWASVVIDVIRDDDGGVLGFAKITRDITEKMETQRALEQAREELFQSQKMEAIGQLTGGIAHDFNNLLMAVLGSLEILKKRMPRDLSLTSLVDNAMQGAQRGAALTQRMLAFSRRQELHMEPIDVSGLMRGMMDMLSRSLGPLTRIETSFPVRLPTILTDPNQLEMAILNLVVNARDAMPSGGRIVLRASEESVPSGKGPLPPGRYVRIAVIDEGEGMDPKTVEQAITPFFTTKGVGKGTGLGLSMVQGLASQSGGRLMLKSSLGEGTTAELWFPVVIVERAAEVAVGLPQRAENASRRLRIVAVDDDGLVLMNTTLMLEDLGHTVFEAMAGPEALEILRRQPVDLVICDHAMPRMTGAELAEAIREEWPEMPIILATGYAELPEGTGIANLPRLGKPFSQTQLADAISRVAS from the coding sequence ATGGAAGTGCTGAATCGACAAGATACGACCCTTAACGACGAGGGGCGCTTTCGTCTTCTGGTCGATGCCATCACCGACTACGCCATCTATATGCTCAGTCCCGAAGGCATCGTCACCAGCTGGAATACCGGCGCTCAGCGCTTCAAAGGCTACAAGCCTTCCGAAATTCTCGGCGAGCATTTTTCCCGTTTCTATCTGGAAGAGGACCGCGCCGCGGGCGTTCCAGAGCGCGCGCTTGCCACGGCGACGGAACAGGGTCGGTTCGAGGGCGAAGGCTGGCGCCAGCGCAAGGATGGAAGCCGCTTCTGGGCGCATGTGATCATCGATCCGATCCGCCGTCCCTCCGGCGAGCTGATCGGCTATGCCAAGATCACCCGTGACCTGACCGAACGCAGGGCCGCCGAAAAGGCGATCCGCCAGAGCGAGGAACAGTTCCGCCGGCTGGTCCAGGGCGTCTCGGATTATGCGATCTATATGCTCGATCCCGACGGCAATGTCAGCAGCTGGAATTTCGGCGCCGAGCGGATCAAGGGCTATCGCCCGAAAGAAATCATCGGCCGGCATTTCTCGACCTTCTATACTCCCGAGGACCGCGCCGCCGGCGTGCCGGAGATGGCGCTCGGCATCGCGCGCGCCGAAGGCCGGTTCGAGAGGGAAGGCTGGCGCGTCCGCAAGGACGGCACCCGTTTCTGGGCCAGCGTCGTCATCGATGTCATCCGCGACGACGACGGCGGTGTGCTCGGTTTCGCCAAGATCACCCGCGATATCACCGAAAAGATGGAAACCCAGCGCGCGCTGGAGCAGGCGCGCGAAGAACTCTTCCAGTCGCAGAAGATGGAGGCGATCGGGCAATTGACCGGTGGTATCGCCCATGATTTCAACAATCTGCTGATGGCTGTCCTCGGCAGTCTCGAAATTCTGAAGAAGCGCATGCCGCGGGATCTCTCGCTGACATCGCTGGTTGATAATGCCATGCAGGGTGCCCAGCGCGGCGCGGCCTTGACGCAGCGCATGCTTGCCTTTTCCCGCCGGCAGGAACTGCACATGGAGCCGATCGACGTCTCCGGCCTGATGCGCGGCATGATGGATATGCTGAGCCGTTCGCTCGGCCCCCTCACCAGGATCGAGACCTCTTTCCCAGTCAGGCTGCCGACGATCCTTACCGATCCGAACCAGCTGGAGATGGCGATCCTCAACCTCGTCGTCAACGCCCGCGACGCCATGCCGTCCGGCGGCCGGATCGTCCTTCGCGCGTCCGAGGAATCAGTGCCATCAGGCAAGGGTCCGCTGCCGCCTGGCCGCTATGTCCGCATAGCGGTGATCGATGAAGGCGAGGGCATGGATCCAAAGACGGTGGAGCAGGCAATTACGCCGTTCTTCACCACCAAGGGCGTCGGCAAGGGCACTGGTCTCGGGCTTTCGATGGTGCAGGGCCTTGCGTCCCAGTCCGGCGGCCGCCTCATGCTGAAGAGCAGTCTTGGCGAAGGCACCACGGCTGAATTGTGGTTCCCTGTCGTCATTGTCGAGCGGGCAGCCGAGGTCGCTGTAGGCCTGCCGCAACGCGCGGAAAATGCGTCGCGCCGGCTGCGCATCGTCGCCGTCGATGACGATGGTCTGGTCCTGATGAATACGACGCTGATGCTGGAGGATCTCGGTCACACCGTATTCGAGGCGATGGCGGGTCCCGAGGCGCTTGAGATCCTGCGCAGGCAGCCGGTCGATCTGGTGATTTGCGACCATGCCATGCCGCGCATGACGGGGGCTGAACTCGCAGAGGCGATCCGCGAGGAATGGCCCGAGATGCCGATCATTCTCGCAACCGGTTACGCCGAACTCCCCGAAGGAACCGGCATCGCCAATCTTCCCCGCCTCGGCAAGCCCTTCTCGCAGACCCAGCTCGCCGATGCGATCAGCCGGGTCGCTTCTTAA